Proteins encoded within one genomic window of Manduca sexta isolate Smith_Timp_Sample1 chromosome 18, JHU_Msex_v1.0, whole genome shotgun sequence:
- the LOC115451918 gene encoding uncharacterized protein LOC115451918, with translation MLTVFYLITIFIFCRGFTEDPNYTIGDETTQVTENIGDFNQTVESTTYATGESTISKSSRSTRHSTTKRRRTPRTTYHTPRTTLFQRYHFESVDYNDLPTDLKTYHTDCYAQYIRCVRHRTDHNPVCGYNTHSGYYDDYYSACEIELQNCLYRMQKGLGLFGTNYTNDIIFYNGEGYNCIYYLRRAKNEEEMHKLYFGVYDNDDPDYNN, from the exons ATGCTGACagtgttttatttgattacaatttttatattttgca GAGGTTTTACAGAGGATCCGAATTACACCATCGGCGACGAAACAACACAGGTCACAGAAAATATTGGAGATTTCAATCAAACTGTCGAATCTACTACTTATGCAACTGGGGAGTCTACGATATCCAAATCTTCGCGATCTACCCGTCATTCAACCACTAAAAGGCGCAGAACCCCACGTACTACCTATCACACTCCAAGGACCACGTTGTTCCAAAGATATCATTTCGAATCAGTTGACTATAACGACCTACCCACAGATTTGAAAACATATCATACTGATTGCTACGCACAGTACATTAGATGTGTTAGGCACAG AACGGATCATAATCCAGTATGCGGTTATAACACACACTCTGGATATTATGACGACTACTACAGCGCTTGTGAGATTGAACTACAGAATTGTTTGTATCGAATGCAAAAAGGACTTGGCTTATTCGGCACAAATTATACTAatg ATATCATTTTCTACAACGGCGAAGGATATaactgtatatattatttacgacGAGCGAAAAACGAAGAAGAAATGCACAAACTATATTTTGGCGTTTATGATAATGATGATCCagattacaataattga